A window of Planctomycetia bacterium genomic DNA:
GCCTCCGCCGCCGGAATGCTGTCCGCTGCGGCCTCAGCTCTATTATCAACTTGAGTTCATGATGTTCGGCCGCGTGCCGGGCAACGCCAGGACGCTGGTAATTGACGACGCGACCGGCGTTGAAGTGTTCAACACGAACGACGTCGGCCTCGGGTTTCCGGCCGGCCCGCGATTGTTATTGGGCGTGCGTTTCCATCCGCGCACCGCGGTGGAGTTCAGCTACTTTGGCGTGCGTGACTGGGACGCGACGGAATCCGTGTTCGGCGACAACAACCTGAGCCTGCCGCCCGACATCGGCCCGGCCACGCTTGATTTTCAAGACGCCGACCAGATGGACTTCACGCTCAACACGCAGTTACACAACTTCGAAGCGAACGTCCTCTGGTCGTACACGCCGACGATTTCGTTCCTGGCCGGCATGCGCTCGATCGACCTGGAAGAAGAGTTCCGACTGATCTCGACCGATTCCGATAGCGGCCGCAGCAATTACAACGTGACGACCAGTAACGCCATGTTCGGCGGGCAACTGGGTGCGATGTACAAGCGGCAGAATCCGATCTTCGGCTGGGAAACGGTCGGTAAGCTCGGCATGTACGGCAACAATGTCAACCAGAGCAATTTCCTCGGCGACTTCAATAACACGTTCGTCTTGCGCAACTTTGAAGTCAGCGATACCAGCGCCGCCTTCACGGGCGAGTGGGGCGTCAACGGCACGATGAAATTCGGCGACCTCTCGCTCCGCGCCGGTTACCTGATGCTAGGCATCATGAACGCCGCCGACGCAGTGAACAATCTCGACTTCACCGACACGCCCACGAGCGGCACCAACGTCGACGCCGACAGCACGATCTACATCCACTCGCTCACGGCCGGTGCGGAACTGCGCTGGTGAACGCCTTTAAACCGCGGAGGCGCTGAGACGCGGAGGGGAGGTGTTGCCCGCGAAACACGCGAAATAACGCGAAAAACAGGAAGGCTGTTCGTGAGTGTTTTCTAAGCTCTCGATCTCTAACTTTTCGCGTCATTTCGTGTGTTTCGCGGGCAAAACCTCCGTGTTCTCCGTGCCCTCTGTGGTGAACCTCCCGAGTTACTTCGCCGTGCCCAAGGCGTGGCAACTGGAGAGGTTGCCGTCGCTGTCGAACGCGAGTGAGCGGAGCGGCGTGAGGATTTCCAGGTCGGGGCGTTCTTTCGCTTCCGGCAGGTAGAACGCGGAGCACTCGACTTCCGCGATTTCCAGGGTGTTGGTGATCCAGAGGATCTTCGCGTGGGGCGGGTCGGTGAGGCCGATCGTTGGCAGTGCCGCGTCGAGGATTTCGCGGTCGGTTTCGAAGTCGATGGGCAGCATCGCGGCCGAGGTGTGGCCGCTGGTGAGGCAGTTAATGCGGGTCTTCACCATGTCCGTGGCGCGGAGCGTGCGCGTGGTCACGAAAGACGCCATGCCGATGCCCGAGGCGTTGCCGTGCGTGGCTTCGGTCAGCCCGCGGACGACGATTCGTTTGACCTGCGGGAATTCGTCCGGCGAGGGGCCGTGAAAGTTCTTTTTGCGGCCGACGACGTTGGTGTCCATGCCGGCGCCGCTGATGTTCTTGCCGAGTTCATCGACGAGCAAGATATCGACTTTCTTGAACGGCAACCGCGGCATCCACTGGCGGGCCTGCAACAACAGCTCCTTCTCCCGGGCTTCCAACTCTTCCGGTGAGACGGCGGCGAGCTTGGCGGTTTGGTCGTAGCCGTTTTCGAGCGTGGCCAGCGCGCCGACGATGCGGCACTTTTGCAGAACTTGCCCAGCGACGCTGCGCAGAATCTGACCGAAGCTGTAGTCCTGAATCGCGCGGTGGTAGACCTTGGCCCCTTCGTGCTTGCCGAGTCCGATCAGCATCATCTTCATCAGGCCGGATTCGATATCGCCGACGAAATCGGTGTGCGGCTTGACGCGTCCGACGACGAAGACGTGGTCGGCCTCCGACGCGTGACGATCGAAATGGACCGGAAAACCCTCCGCGGTTTGGCAGACAATCACCGTCTCCATGCTGGCCTTGATGGGGCAGCCGCAGTAGGGCTCCGTGATGCCATAGTCGTGCAGAATCTGCGTTTGACCCTCCGGCGTGCCGCCGCCGTGGCTGCCCATCGCTGGCACGATAAACGGCTGCGCGCCGAGTTGTTGCATGTGCTGGACAACGCCGCGAATGATCTCCTTGATGTTCGCGATGCCGCGGCTGCCGGCCGTGATGGCGACCGATTGCCCCGGCTTAATCCGCTGACTCAGTCGCAACGAGGCGAGCTGCAGCTCCACTTCGCCCGGCACGTCCTCGACGCGCGGGGCCTCGAAATGCTGGCGAACGCGGAAGAATTGCGGGTAGGAGGACATGGGAGGAAAGTCGGTAGTTTGAAGTTGGAGAAGCAAACTCGCGACGTATTAAGCCCAGGGGTGGTCGTCCACGAACATGTCAAACAGTTGTCTTGTGCCGACCTCCCCTGGGATTCGGCGCTGTTTCCCAGGGATGGCCTCCGTTGATTTGCAAAAGATAGCGGCAATTTTGTTCGGCCATCCCCGGGCTTGTTCGTGAGTGACGTTGTTAGTGCGCGGCGATTGGTTCCGCTGGAGGAGTCGGCGCTGGTGCTGGCTTGTGTCCGCCCTTGGGAGCAAAGATCAGCACGGTCACGGCACCGACGGCGA
This region includes:
- a CDS encoding lactate racemase domain-containing protein, with product MSSYPQFFRVRQHFEAPRVEDVPGEVELQLASLRLSQRIKPGQSVAITAGSRGIANIKEIIRGVVQHMQQLGAQPFIVPAMGSHGGGTPEGQTQILHDYGITEPYCGCPIKASMETVIVCQTAEGFPVHFDRHASEADHVFVVGRVKPHTDFVGDIESGLMKMMLIGLGKHEGAKVYHRAIQDYSFGQILRSVAGQVLQKCRIVGALATLENGYDQTAKLAAVSPEELEAREKELLLQARQWMPRLPFKKVDILLVDELGKNISGAGMDTNVVGRKKNFHGPSPDEFPQVKRIVVRGLTEATHGNASGIGMASFVTTRTLRATDMVKTRINCLTSGHTSAAMLPIDFETDREILDAALPTIGLTDPPHAKILWITNTLEIAEVECSAFYLPEAKERPDLEILTPLRSLAFDSDGNLSSCHALGTAK